A genomic segment from Brachyhypopomus gauderio isolate BG-103 unplaced genomic scaffold, BGAUD_0.2 sc86, whole genome shotgun sequence encodes:
- the dand5 gene encoding DAN domain family member 5 → MTALISIVFAVALVIETCAFTHDIAGFLRRAPSDFESSGNGPDEPSRGSVRVVKVSPHFFRQASGIFGKQAQFSHAPRRSSFPAFLGLGRPGPSSSSGKPVASVPYLHGRYTDTEAKKRQGLKMWQRVMQKSEQSKEVLALPISPKDITKQSCSALSFTQRITEQGCEAVNVHNKLCFGQCSSMFVPPNGESSGHRNTPCSRCAPSLARTVLVLLRCGTQTREKHVMVVEECKCETGRDEEKVESVATYL, encoded by the exons ATGACAGCACTCATTAGTATCGTTTTCGCGGTGGCGCTGGTCATTGAAACATGCGCGTTCACGCACGACATTGCGGGATTTCTCAGACGCGCGCCCAGTGATTTCGAATCCTCCGGTAACGGACCTGACGAGCCTAGTCGGGGCTCGGTACGAGTCGTTAAGGTCAGTCCGCATTTTTTCAGGCAGGCTTCGGGCATATTCGGGAAACAAGCACAGTTCAGTCACGCGCCGCGTCGAAGCTCGTTCCCGGCCTTTTTGGGCCTCGGCCGGCCCGGGCCATCTAGTTCTTCAGGTAAACCAGTGGCCTCGGTCCCGTACCTGCACGGGAGATACACCGACACCGAGGCGAAGAAGAGACAAGGTCTGAAGATGTGGCAGAGGGTCATGCAGAAAAGCGAACAATCCAAAGAGGTCTTGGCGTTACCCATCAGCCCTAAAGACATTACCAAGCAAAGCTGCTCGGCGCTGTCCTTCACGCAG CGGATAACGGAACAGGGGTGTGAGGCGGTCAACGTCCACAATAAGTTGTGCTTTGGCCAGTGCAGTTCTATGTTCGTGCCACCCAATGGAGAATCAAGCGGACACCGCAACACGCCGTGCTCGCGCTGCGCCCCGTCCCTCGCGCGCACTGTGCTCGTGCTCCTGCGGTGTGGAACACAGACGCGAGAGAAGCACGTGATGGTGGTGGAAGAGTGCAAATGTGAAACCGGTCGGGATGAAGAAAAAGTCGAGAGTGTGGCAACATACTTATAA
- the junba gene encoding junB proto-oncogene, AP-1 transcription factor subunit a isoform X1 translates to MSTKMEQPFYHDDSFLSAYGNSDAALHDYKLLKQNMSVGFAEPYRNLKSLRSESDFYSGASGDLSSLKLASPELERLIVHSGNGVITTPTPGQYLYSRAITEEQEGFADGFVKALDELHKMNQMPPPNVSIGAGGVSSCSVAPSVYGSSLQPESPVYTTLNSCNPNTTLPPAANYPTATISYLPHHHQYQHHQSTTLPSHHFQHSLPGAGLHPQRLAAMKEEPQTVPDLQSSDGSPPMSPIDLEDQERIKAERKRLRNRLAATKCRRRKLERISRLEDKVKILKSDNAGLSNTASLLREQVAQLKQKVMTHVSRGCQLVLTPKVESY, encoded by the coding sequence ATGTCAACAAAAATGGAGCAACCGTTTTATCATGACGACTCGTTTCTTTCTGCTTATGGCAATTCAGACGCTGCCCTGCACGACTACAAGCTTCTAAAGCAGAATATGAGCGTTGGCTTCGCCGAACCTTATCGGAACCTCAAGTCTCTTCGCTCTGAAAGCGACTTCTACTCGGGCGCCAGCGGAGACCTCAGCTCGCTGAAACTCGCCTCTCCGGAGCTTGAGAGACTCATCGTTCACAGCGGTAACGGCGTGATCACTACACCCACCCCGGGCCAGTACCTCTACAGTCGAGCGATTACCGAAGAGCAGGAAGGTTTCGCTGACGGTTTCGTGAAAGCGCTTGACGAGCTACACAAGATGAACCAGATGCCCCCTCCGAACGTGTCCATAGGAGCCGGTGGCGTGTCGTCTTGCTCGGTGGCACCATCGGTCTACGGGTCCAGCCTGCAGCCAGAGTCCCCCGTCTACACCACACTTAACAGCtgtaaccccaacactaccctccCGCCTGCGGCTAATTACCCGACCGCCACAATCAGCTACCTGcctcaccaccaccagtaccAGCACCACCAGAGCACCACGCTTCCCTCTCATCACTTCCAGCACTCGCTGCCCGGAGCCGGGCTGCATCCGCAGCGACTTGCTGCGATGAAGGAGGAGCCGCAGACCGTCCCGGACCTGCAAAGCAGCGACGGCTCCCCGCCAATGTCCCCTATCGACCTGGAGGACCAGGAGCGCATCAAGGCGGAGCGCAAGCGACTGCGCAACCGGCTGGCGGCGACCAAGTGCCGGCGGCGAAAGCTTGAGCGAATCTCGCGTCTGGAAGACAAAGTGAAAATCCTCAAGTCAGATAACGCCGGACTGTCTAACACCGCTTCGCTTCTGAGAGAGCAAGTTGCCCAACTCAAGCAAAAAGTCATGACACACGTCAGCCGGGGATGCCAGCTGGTGTTGACACCGAAGGTTGAATCTTATTAA
- the junba gene encoding junB proto-oncogene, AP-1 transcription factor subunit a isoform X2 codes for MSVGFAEPYRNLKSLRSESDFYSGASGDLSSLKLASPELERLIVHSGNGVITTPTPGQYLYSRAITEEQEGFADGFVKALDELHKMNQMPPPNVSIGAGGVSSCSVAPSVYGSSLQPESPVYTTLNSCNPNTTLPPAANYPTATISYLPHHHQYQHHQSTTLPSHHFQHSLPGAGLHPQRLAAMKEEPQTVPDLQSSDGSPPMSPIDLEDQERIKAERKRLRNRLAATKCRRRKLERISRLEDKVKILKSDNAGLSNTASLLREQVAQLKQKVMTHVSRGCQLVLTPKVESY; via the coding sequence ATGAGCGTTGGCTTCGCCGAACCTTATCGGAACCTCAAGTCTCTTCGCTCTGAAAGCGACTTCTACTCGGGCGCCAGCGGAGACCTCAGCTCGCTGAAACTCGCCTCTCCGGAGCTTGAGAGACTCATCGTTCACAGCGGTAACGGCGTGATCACTACACCCACCCCGGGCCAGTACCTCTACAGTCGAGCGATTACCGAAGAGCAGGAAGGTTTCGCTGACGGTTTCGTGAAAGCGCTTGACGAGCTACACAAGATGAACCAGATGCCCCCTCCGAACGTGTCCATAGGAGCCGGTGGCGTGTCGTCTTGCTCGGTGGCACCATCGGTCTACGGGTCCAGCCTGCAGCCAGAGTCCCCCGTCTACACCACACTTAACAGCtgtaaccccaacactaccctccCGCCTGCGGCTAATTACCCGACCGCCACAATCAGCTACCTGcctcaccaccaccagtaccAGCACCACCAGAGCACCACGCTTCCCTCTCATCACTTCCAGCACTCGCTGCCCGGAGCCGGGCTGCATCCGCAGCGACTTGCTGCGATGAAGGAGGAGCCGCAGACCGTCCCGGACCTGCAAAGCAGCGACGGCTCCCCGCCAATGTCCCCTATCGACCTGGAGGACCAGGAGCGCATCAAGGCGGAGCGCAAGCGACTGCGCAACCGGCTGGCGGCGACCAAGTGCCGGCGGCGAAAGCTTGAGCGAATCTCGCGTCTGGAAGACAAAGTGAAAATCCTCAAGTCAGATAACGCCGGACTGTCTAACACCGCTTCGCTTCTGAGAGAGCAAGTTGCCCAACTCAAGCAAAAAGTCATGACACACGTCAGCCGGGGATGCCAGCTGGTGTTGACACCGAAGGTTGAATCTTATTAA
- the prdx2 gene encoding peroxiredoxin-2, whose protein sequence is MSSGNAKIGHPAPHFKATAVVNGQFKDVVLSDYRGKYLVMFFYPLDFTFVCPTEIVAFSERAAEFRKIGCEVIGVSTDSHFSHLAWINTPRKQGGLGPMNIPLLADLTQSISRDYGVLKEDEGIAFRGLFVIDDKGILRQITVNDLPVGRSVDETLRLVQAFQHTDKHGEVCPAGWKPGSDTIIPDVEKSKEFFSKQ, encoded by the exons ATGTCTTCCGGAAACGCCAAGATCGGACATCCCGCCCCTCACTTCAAGGCTACGGCGGTGGTGAACGGCCAGTTTAAGGATGTTGTTCTTTCTGACTACAGAG GGAAGTACTTGGTCATGTTCTTCTACCCCCTGGACTTCACCTTCGTCTGCCCCACCGAGATCGTCGCCTTCAGCGAGCGTGCTGCAGAGTTCCGCAAGATCGGCTGTGAGGTCATCGGCGTGTCCACCGACTCTCACTTCAGCCACTTGGCCTG GATCAACACCCCAAGGAAACAAGGTGGTCTGGGCCCCATGAACATTCCACTGCTGGCTGACCTGACACAGTCCATATCCCGCGACTATGGTGTGCTGAAGGAGGACGAGGGCATCGCCTTCAG AGGGCTGTTCGTCATCGATGATAAAGGCATTCTGAGGCAGATCACCGTCAACGACCTGCCCGTGGGCCGCTCTGTGGACGAGACCCTGCGCCTGGTCCAGGCTTTCCAGCACACCGACAAGCACGGGGAAG tCTGCCCTGCTGGATGGAAGCCAGGAAGTGACACCATCATCCCGGATGTTGAGAAGAGTAAGGAGTTTTTCTCCAAGCAGTAA